A window of Rhodopirellula halodulae contains these coding sequences:
- a CDS encoding leucine-rich repeat domain-containing protein, translated as MNHVWNSSQKALILAVGVFLLFGLTAKPVSAFSDDEPKKTEAPADDKQPAKEAVKQDKAEKKPAPKKDEDKKAAEKKPADKKAAEKKDEPAKEEKKPEPKPPVKSIFPDKALEAAVRSEVFAKRHNDEPITAKDVEKISRVVGVGKGIQSLEGLQHCKALMLIDLADNQIADLSPISQLKRLQSVTLSGNKITSLDPLVELQAMQLLDVSGNQLTSLDPLKKMSNLRTLYVADNQLTSLDPIADLNKIWSLDAAGNQLTSLDPVSKLGWLTTLEISDNKITSLQPLTSLDDLDMLIMPGNPVANLKPLVEMCRADAASDRRFAPYLNVYLSPQQMKNADWNDDLAALREVGVRLHEYERQTPANSTP; from the coding sequence ATGAATCACGTCTGGAATAGCTCGCAAAAAGCCCTGATTCTCGCCGTTGGCGTTTTCTTGTTGTTCGGGCTGACCGCAAAGCCGGTCTCGGCATTCAGCGACGACGAGCCAAAGAAAACCGAGGCCCCCGCGGACGACAAGCAGCCCGCAAAAGAAGCCGTCAAGCAAGACAAAGCAGAAAAGAAGCCAGCTCCGAAGAAGGACGAAGACAAAAAAGCGGCCGAGAAGAAACCAGCTGATAAAAAAGCGGCCGAAAAGAAAGACGAACCTGCGAAGGAAGAGAAGAAGCCCGAACCGAAGCCACCGGTCAAATCGATCTTCCCCGACAAGGCTCTCGAAGCCGCCGTGCGATCCGAGGTCTTCGCCAAACGACACAACGACGAACCGATCACCGCAAAGGACGTCGAGAAAATCTCTCGCGTGGTCGGTGTTGGCAAAGGCATCCAGTCGCTCGAAGGTCTGCAGCACTGCAAAGCCCTGATGCTGATCGACTTAGCCGACAACCAGATCGCTGACTTGTCACCGATCTCACAACTCAAACGACTGCAGTCGGTCACGCTGTCAGGCAACAAAATCACCAGCCTCGATCCGTTGGTCGAATTGCAAGCAATGCAGTTGCTAGACGTTTCCGGCAACCAGCTAACCAGTCTGGATCCGCTGAAGAAGATGTCCAATCTGCGGACTTTGTATGTTGCGGACAACCAGCTCACCAGCCTCGATCCGATCGCGGACCTGAACAAGATTTGGTCGTTGGACGCCGCTGGGAATCAGCTCACCAGTCTTGATCCCGTATCGAAACTGGGATGGCTGACCACTTTGGAAATCTCCGACAACAAGATCACGTCGTTGCAGCCTCTGACGTCGCTGGACGATTTGGACATGCTGATCATGCCGGGCAATCCGGTCGCCAATCTGAAGCCATTGGTCGAGATGTGTCGTGCGGACGCCGCGAGCGATCGACGCTTCGCACCGTACCTGAACGTGTATCTGTCGCCGCAACAGATGAAGAACGCGGACTGGAACGATGACTTGGCCGCGCTCAGGGAAGTGGGCGTGCGTCTGCATGAATACGAACGCCAAACGCCAGCGAATTCCACCCCATGA
- a CDS encoding pyroglutamyl-peptidase I produces the protein MTKVLLTAFEPYDRWPDNSSWMSLMELTHWYDGPVELVTRRYPVDLRMMSERLRKDLQGGYDLAIHCGQAPGSTQMRLESVGLNLRTDGTEILGDAPAAYRSKLPLAVSAQKIREAGIPAAVSHHAGTYLCNAALFLSHHYSAAFSMRTQSLFVHMPLAPVQVARENSDSPSMSAPMTSAALAILIQSLVASTN, from the coding sequence GTGACCAAGGTTCTTTTGACGGCCTTCGAGCCCTACGATCGCTGGCCGGACAACTCAAGCTGGATGAGCTTGATGGAACTGACGCACTGGTACGACGGGCCCGTTGAACTGGTCACTCGCCGCTATCCCGTCGATTTGCGGATGATGAGCGAACGTTTGCGAAAGGATTTGCAAGGCGGATACGATTTGGCGATTCACTGCGGGCAGGCCCCCGGATCGACCCAAATGCGGTTGGAATCGGTCGGACTGAACCTGCGAACCGACGGGACGGAGATACTCGGCGACGCCCCGGCCGCCTACCGGTCCAAGCTGCCGCTCGCCGTTTCGGCCCAAAAAATTCGCGAGGCGGGGATTCCAGCGGCGGTCTCGCACCACGCGGGCACGTATCTTTGCAACGCCGCACTGTTTCTCAGCCACCACTACTCGGCGGCATTCAGCATGCGGACTCAGTCGCTGTTTGTGCACATGCCACTGGCACCCGTCCAGGTCGCCCGCGAAAATTCGGATTCGCCCAGCATGAGTGCTCCGATGACCAGCGCCGCACTGGCAATTCTGATTCAAAGTCTGGTTGCATCGACCAACTGA